In one Deltaproteobacteria bacterium genomic region, the following are encoded:
- a CDS encoding 6,7-dimethyl-8-ribityllumazine synthase: MAKLIEGKPNAQGLKLGIVVSRFNNFVTEKLLAGALDAIDSHGGNADEVVVARVPGAFEIPLIAKKMAASGKYDALVCLGAVIRGDTPHFDYVCEAVTRELGKVVWQFELPVGFGVLTTDNVQQALDRAGTKDANKGYEAALTAIEMVDGLRQLPR, encoded by the coding sequence ATGGCAAAACTCATTGAAGGCAAGCCCAACGCGCAGGGGCTCAAACTAGGCATCGTCGTCAGCCGCTTCAACAACTTTGTAACGGAGAAGCTGCTGGCCGGCGCCCTCGATGCCATAGACAGCCACGGCGGCAATGCCGACGAAGTCGTGGTGGCGCGCGTGCCGGGGGCGTTTGAGATTCCACTGATAGCCAAGAAGATGGCCGCCAGTGGCAAATACGACGCGTTGGTTTGCCTGGGCGCGGTGATTCGCGGCGACACTCCCCATTTCGATTATGTCTGTGAGGCGGTGACCCGCGAACTCGGCAAAGTGGTTTGGCAGTTCGAGCTGCCGGTCGGGTTCGGTGTCTTGACCACCGACAACGTGCAACAAGCCCTCGACCGCGCTGGCACCAAGGACGCGAACAAGGGCTACGAGGCGGCGCTCACTGCCATCGAAATGGTGGACGGGCTTCGCCAACTGCCGCGTTAG